The window TTAATCTCCTGGATCAGTGAGCATGTGAGTGTGACAGTGAGCATTTAACTAACCTGACACTGCATTTGCATCCATCATAGGCGGTTATTGTATACTTTTCCGTTaaagctgtgtttagttcacgttaaaattagaagtttaattaaaattggaacgatgtgatagaagagttgaaagtttgtgtgtgtagaaaagttttgacgtgatagaaaagttaaaagtttgaagaaaaagttggtaaCTAAATCAGGCctaagaaaaaaacaagaagaaacgAATGACGAGGAGTAAAATATTACTGGCTGTGTTGATCCGAGACATtaattcaagagatcaagatgATCAAAGCATCCATGTGTTGGTGAAGAGATGATAATTGTATATGATCTTGTTGAATCATGACAGATGTTGGAGACTTGGAGTGTACCCCACTATCCGTAATCTCTGCAGTACCTTCGCATCATGCTGTTTCTGTAATTCTGTTAGCACTAATTAAACTAGAGATTCAGAGCGCAGTTGCTTATGATTGATTTAGGTCATGTTCTTTTTATATTATCTATCAAATTATTGTCGTAGATTATTTGTTAATTCCatgcttttaaaaatatatcttcttgaaaaatatttttttatttgtttggttTATTATGCATAACATTGAACCGATTCCTATAATCAACTAGATCATCGAACACTAACTACCTTAATCTTGGAGGGATCGAGTTGTATAGGGTATGAAGATAACCAGCATGTGGCAAACAAGACTGTCAGATTGTGCAATTACATTGATGATGAAACGTGGGTGCTAGGTACGACCCATGCACGGTCTAGTTGTTAAAATCAAAGAAAAATAGTAATGATCCAACCTGGCTGCCCACCGACCATCGTATAATCGTAGCAACTTGCCTAGCATGTTATTACGTCGTACGTAGTACGGACTACGGAGTACTACATTTGTTATATTAATTCCATGAAGAAAATGATTTCGTAGAGTACAATGAACAGTTAACTCTTAACTGTAACTGTAACTGATGCCGTTCTCTTTTGTAGAAATCAGTAATCACTCATGATACTGAAATGGCAAGTATTCCcctcattttttaatatataccaTCAACAACATTTTAACGAAAGTTTAATCATCCGTTTTATTCACtcttttttacaaatataaaaaagtttgTCATACTTAAATAACACTTATCACTTATcgataaatcaaatcacaataaaataagtaataattatataatattttaataaaataaatggtcaaatatttatCGAAAGGTAAATGATAGTCGTATATTGAAAAACGCCGTATATTGAAAGCGAAGGTGTTGATAACGTAGATGGTATGGAATTGAGAGTTGCCCCTTGGTGGACGGCATGCAGCTTGCAATAATCAGGTGGAGATGCATTTGAAATGTACAGTACTCCATCTATTCCTAaatataaggtttttttttattggataTAACACCTGTTTGTTTTAGTTTAAGATTATTGCAATCTAAATTATTGAGGCAGAATATCAtgagctggattataataaaccAACATAGAATAAGCAGTCAGCtgttgtttctctggattattaatTGTTTGTTAGATGTTAATCACCCAATTATCTTAAAAAGTACATTTAGAGTGGATTACCAGATTATAGTAATGCTATCTGTTTGTTTTAACTTACTTctaataatttagattataataatcctaaccTGAATTAAACCGGGTCTTAGTATAACGAAGTACCGTCTAAATTCCgttgtattagaatgtgtcacgtTTGggcaaaatcttttatattttaggacgaataGAGTATAATAAATAATAGTCGTACATGCCCCTGTTTTGTGTCACCATCTGGCTGCAGTTGCAGATGATGATCCATCATCGTCATCCATCAGTTTTGATGGCAGTGTGGAAGCGGACCatgattaatttgatttattGATCACCAATTCGCCGTAGTGAGACGGATGGCTTGACTTTGACTTGGACTTTGACCTCATCCTCGAAGTCGGCAAGCCCATATATGGGCCCACTCCATATTGGTCAATGTCTCAATGGGCCGGGCAGTCTCTCCACAGAGCCGAAGAATCCATCCAACCATCCACGTGTCCCTTCAAAACATCAGGACCGTCTACGTTGTTCACTGTGAGATTTGCAGCTCTTCCTTTCCAGTAGCAAACTTCTCGTACTTTCAGGTCAAATTGCAGGTAACACGACTACATAGTACAGTATGTATACAGATGAGAAACATTCCCATAATaactactccatctgtcccaaaatataagcatttttagacttAAACACGGTctccgagatgctactttgaccaacaatatctataaaagtaatatgttttaaataaaaagacttacatattatgataatttgtttaatgataagtctagtaacatcaattttacatgattgatctttttttattaatagttaaagttgaaaatgtttaacttatcactatgctaaaaatgcttatattttgggacagagggagtagtagtttgGTCAAGAGCATCACAGAACATGAAACTATGACACAAAACCTAGTACAGAATCAGGTTGTCCACCACAATATAAAACTACTAGCGTGATATGTGGACTTAGCCTCAATGTAGTGACTTTCTTGTTTCAAAGAAAAAAGTTGTGACTTTCAGCAAGGCCAGTACACTGCAATCGCATCATAAGTTCATAATCATAACTAACAAGTGTAAAAAGTTGGACTACACCTTGACAAGCGATGACATTGAGCAAATCGCATCATAAGTTCATAATCATAACTAACAAGTGTAAAAAGTTGGACTACTCCACCTTGACAAGCGATGACATTGAGCAAAAAACTTGTGAACTTCTGTGAGATGGAatgtacaatagagcctcttccGTTATGCCACAGGTAATGTACTTGAGAGCAGATTCTTTAATATCATATCAAGCAACTGATAATACATATAGAGGCACCATCAGTTTCAGACTAGCTGATAATACATACCAAAAGAAACATCTCGAGTTTCACTTGTTGCCTCAGCGTGAGGTTGTAAAAAGTGAATATCAGATTACTTGTTGGTTCTTCCCTGTGAGATTTGCATCTCTTTCCAGTAAACATTTCATACTTTGAAATCAAATGGTACTTCCTCCAGTAAACATTTCccgtaagactttctagcattgtccatattcatttagatgttaataaatctaaacacatatatatgtctagattcattaacagctatatgtatgtgggcaatgctagaaagtcttacattgtgaaacggagggagtagctaacaTGACAATATAGTGATTCAAAGGGAAACATTTCCATAATTAGTTTTGTTACTTTTGTCAAGAACATCACAAAACTATGACACACAGCCTAGTACATAATCGGGTCGTGTCCACTACAATAAATTTACCAAAGCCACACGGTGGACTTAGCCACAAGGTTGAGAATTGACAATTACACTGCAATAACATCAGAACTAACAAGTGCAAAAAGTTGGACTACTCCACCTTGAGAAGTCATGATATCGAGTAAAAAACTTGTGGATTTCCTTAGGAGTTAACCTTTTTTAAGTTGTCTTGACCCAAAGCCATACTGAAGAGAAATCTATTTTTTATCAGAAGGGCCCTTATCATTAGCCTGAGACCCAACCAAGTCCTCAAGAGTGAAGTTAAGAGTATCTGTTGAGCCTTTCTTCACCTCCTCTCCTTGTTCGGCTAGAAAGTCTTCGATGCTTCCTGGCTCCCCAAACCAGCCAAGCCTATCCGCGATCAGGTGGAAATTATTGCAGCCGCCGCAACGAGCGACCACCACTCCTTTCTCATATGATTCCTTGCTCGCCATCTTCATAGACCTGGTCTCGCAAACCTTGCACGTAAAGATCATGGCGAGGTCGTGTCTCGGTGAGATCTTCAAGTTTGATGTATCTCTAACTTTGAAGCCGGAATCCGATGAAGGGACCGTAGCTGGCACGGTGTCGGTTTTGGAATCCTCTATGTCCTGGTTACGGTCATCTGAAGCATTATTGCTTGCTTCCATGATAGTTTGCAGAGATCTTATGCCAGCAGTCACAGGTGCAGGAAACAAGAATCCTGCAATAACAGATTTTCATTAGTTGACTGTTTAATTAATTCCTATTGCAAAGATGTAAGTAAATTCTTGTCATACGTAATGATTTGAATGGTAAATGCTTTAGATATTTGCCAATCTGGCAGGAACTGACAACTAGCAACAAACAGACACAATTGACTCTATAATCTTATCTTTATTATTACTACTATAGTTGCCACCAAGttttttcttcagttcttcaaCCATATCACCTTAATTTTACCAAAATCAATCCCAAAACAAGGGAATCCCCTTGTTTCCATATTTCAATCTTCTCATACCCCCAAACACAAGGGAAAAGGGCGCAGACGCAGTGTAAACAAAATTTGACTGTAGTGGCAGCAGCAACCCCGGATTCGAGCCTCCAACCACCGGCCTCTCCAAGTAAAACACACATCCGCGAGAGTCATCACCAATATCGACTAGATTTATCCATGCCGAACCAAAAGAGGGAGCTAAAGCAAAAAAAAGTTTGGGGGAATCACCTCGGGTGGACGCGGGCGCGGGCGATTGATTCAGGACGCCGGCAAGGCCGCGGCGCACCAGAGGCAGAAACCGagtggccatggcggcgaacTGTCGAAGCAGGAGAAGGGGAAgggctggtcgccgccgccgccgcagccgcggggagccttcttcttcttgtcggCGAAGAAACGGTCGAAGAGAAGAATAAGAGAGAGAGGCAACAAGACAAGGGGAGCGTGTGGGCCTTGCTTTTATAATTGGGCCCTAGTTTTACTTTAGTTGAGATGAGGCCCAATACAGCCCATCCAGATTTGGATCTACCAATTGTTCCTCAAACTGGGCCGAGCACAAGGCAGTTGTGGGCCGACCGGACTATGGGCCTAGGCCGGATTCATAGCCCAAGAGGTTCTTGTCATAATTGGGCCTAATGTAACTTGAATGGAAATTTAGCCCAATATCTGATGGCGAACCAATTCGGCCCAAACTAGGATCGCTACCATTGGTTACTGGGCCTAGGCGGTGACTGGATGACTCGCTCGTTTTGCGGCTCAAATTGGGCCGTAAGATCTGTAAATGGCTGCGATCGATAGCCGTCCGTTAGAGAGCGAACGGCCCAGATTTGTGACATATTTTGCTCTCCCTTCGCTGCCGGAGACGTCGTCTTCTCCGGCgacagcctccgccgccggccgacatCATCGGCAAAGAAAACGAGGCAGAGGACGTCGAGAAAAAAACTTTGGTAGAAGCAACGGAAACCGATCCAGCACACGCCGAATCGATCGCTTCTTGCTTGATTTCATCCTGATTTGCTTCTGCGTTTTCCTTCATCCGTGTGAGAACTGAGAAGTCATGCATGGAATCTGAGACTGGACAGCATCAACTGCATCACGCCATTATTTGATGCATCTTCATTAATCGAGGAACATAAAGCAAACAGATGCTGGACATGCAGATCTTGAGCAAAGCTGGAACAGCTAGATCAAGAACCAAGCTGCACATGCATGGATCGCATCCAAAATTCATCCATCCATTCAGGCCATGCCAATCATACTGAACCTTCTAGTAGTACTGCATTAATCTTTTTGCTAGTATTTGGGTTTAAtgcagtactactagtactatgcaaattcattttcttttccttcggAATCAGTTAATATGTTTATTCTATAGAAATGAAATAAGATTCAGACATTCAGAATATCAGGCAAAGCACTTTGCCACCAGAAATTAACCCAAATGCTAGCAAAAAGATTATTACAAGTCTTTGTAGCAAACTCTGAATGAACTTTTGTGTAGTGATGAAGCAAGAGAGAATGAGCCTGGCAAGTTCCTTAATTTGTACAAGTTTCTCTGCCACATTTTTTGACTGTTCACTTCAGACAGTATATTGGTCCTTGTAGGCGTCCTGCTGTTAGTCCTCCATACTAAACCATTTGAGTTGTGTTTTTGTGCACGTTTTTGTTTGTGGATTGTTGTTGACTGAGATGTATTGTAGACATTTCactctcaattttttttgatcGAGCAGCACGAGACAGTGTTCACTCTCAGATTCGATAGTATTCTAGTATTATACTATGAATAGATGACATCTTTTCAGTTTCAGATAACAAATTGTTCATTTTCTGATGAAATGACTGTGAACAATCTTAGTAGAATTGTGCAAAATTAAGAGCCAGGTCCTAATTAACTAGCTGACTCCGAGAGGCGGCTAAGATGAGGTTGAGCAAAGCAGCACGCAATGTTTTAGAGAGAGTAATCTTGCACTACCAGTTCAACATAAAAACCTGCCTCTGATGCGTCATTGCGTCTGTATTATTTTGACCTGTGAATTACTCCTACCAGCTAGAGTAGCATGCTTTTGTTGGTGCATCCTTCGGACGAATTGGCCAACATTTACATACGAAATGGAGGATCAAAATTAACATAATTACAGAGACATCTTAATCGGATGATCATCACTACACGGTCCAAGTGTGAATGCTGATGCTGTAGGAGTATCATTCACATTATGCAGAGGCTGGACACAGCAGAGCATGACGAAAGAGGCGTCGCTGTCATATGGTGGCTTAAgctgccttctttcctttgtttCCATCCTGTGACGAGGCGAATTAAGGAGGCAGAATCATCTACTCTCGGAGACAAAATCAAAGCAGAAAAGAATTGTTAATTCTTCTCCGCTGTTCTGCTTGGAGTCGTCTAGTAGTAGCTAATTACGCAGCACGCATCATCATTTGTTTGTTTAATCAATCGATCTTGGCTCGTGGACGATACTACATGCAGTCACGTCGCTGTACACCATGCCTGTTGTCTATAGCTCGCATGCTGTTTAATTGCATTTACCAGCACAATTAATTATCCCGATGGAGTCAACCGATCGATCCTTTCCTTAATTTTCTCTCTATTTTAGTCTAGATGTGTGCATGCAAATATTGGGATTTTTTGAGAGAAACTACCCTAACTGGGAAGTTGTTCGTGCTGAATAATTGGGAGTTTTTGATCGACTTAATTAGGTACTAGAGATGACAGATGACTTGGTAATATTATTCCACGTAGTAATTTACATTTGCAGTGCAACTTGAAGCTAGTTGCATCATAATCGATGGATCGTGCATGCGTGCCTGCCGAAGACGGCAGCCAGtcggcatcgatcgatcgatcatcaatTGGGTTGAATTTCAGACAGCCAGAGGTCGGTCAGGTCAGAATTGGATGAGCCACTTGATCGATCACTTACTCATTTCTATGCTTTCAGATCGATCTAGTGCACTGCATACATAAGGcaggcatttttttttcagacagTGGATGAAGCTAGGAAGAGGTCcgattaactgaaaaaataatGAGTAATAATAAGTATATACTAATTAACTACACCATTCATTGTATTGCAGGCAAATGCAGTTCAACTTGTGTTCCAGCAAAGATGCAAGTGACAGTATACTACTACAGTAAGCGGCAGCGCACTAGTCGTCGTCGTTGGCCCAAAGGGTCAACTAGATAGCTATAGGGATACTGTGATTCAATTGTCTCCTCTTCAGGGTTCAGACGAGCTAGCTAGTCGGTGAAAGGACCATTGTTCTACTGAAAATAAGCACACGGATCAATAGAGACGGCATATATCCCTTCCTTCAAACCCGATCAACAAGATCCATGGGATTTTTCATACTTTGTTTCATTTAtcatttgttgcaaaagaaaatGATTTGTAGAGATTCTGAATTTAACTTGTATGCCATAGTTTACTTGCAATACCTAATAATTAAACTAATCTTTTGATGCAGATCATATGATGAGCCTAGGCATTTAAAGATGCACAAAAATCGAAAGTTTGACTAAAAGCGTATCTAAAACGACAATTATACCCCATGAGGAGTGTGTTTGGCTTCAACCAAGAAAAGGTAAGCATGTGATTTGTGGGAATGTTGGGCCCTAGCACAATATGTTTAATTCCATAGCAATTAAACATCTCGCAAAGCACAAAAAGATCAGTAGCCGTTTAGAAAAACAAACAGCGAATCAatcactagaaaaaaaaacattatccTCTTGTTTTTCAACTGGAATGAACCaccaacaaagaaaaaacaacatTGGCAACTATGCTCTCATGAATGAAATTATAGTTGAAACTTATGCACTCCTACagtcctactccctccgttaggtaataagttcatttttaattccttttatttattccaaaataaattcacttttAAATTAATCAATACTACATCGAAATTTGTAAAGTAAAGAAATAATTACATTAAAAGTAGAGTAGATAAAGTGATGAATAGTTACATCTTGGATTTAATAAAGATGAGTATTTTAGTCTTTTGTTGTATTAGCATGtgtgaaataaataaaaagtaaaCTTAGACCTgatttagttcctaactttttttcaaactttcctAGACAcgtaaacttttaatttttctgtcacatcgttttaatttcaatcaaattttaaattttagcgtgaactaaacacaccactATTTTGGAAGGTAGCAGTGAAAAACAAAGATTGCAATGCAAAATTGCAACATGCCAATATCCAGTTGGGCACATTTGACCTGTCTCTGACCTGACAACCCTCCTTgtccatcatcatcttcttcctcccctcccctcccctccctctcatcAAGGGCAAAGGACAAAGGCGCAAGCTTTATTAGCTGGCCGCAATTCAACTCTCCACAGCAGCAGCCGCCTCCCGATCTGGGCGGCCACTAGCTCAACCAATCAAGCAACCAAGCAAGCGAGCTCGGAGCTCGTCGCCTCGCCCATGGTTACCCTCTGGAAGCGGAAACCCAAGCCCAatccggagccggaggagaaggagaaggaggaggagaaggatcATCGGATGTGCAAGACCAAGagctccgtcgccaccgcctccatggccgcctccgcctccaccgccaccaccccaagaaagcatcagcatcagcatcagcGGTCGCCTCGCGCCACGGCAACCCAGtactccaccacctcctcctcctccgcgccatccaccgccaccgccacctcctcctccaccgccgcctcgctccaGGCTCTCCGCGATTCTCTCCCcgacctccccctcctcctcaccttccacgagctcgccgccgccaccgccaacttctcctcctcccaccgccTCGCCCCCAATTCCACCTCCTTCCGCTGCTCCCTCCGCGGGCACTCcgcggcggtgttccggcgccCGCTCCGGCGGGACCAGGCGCACGtggccgcccgcctcgccgccctcggCCACTGCCACCACGCCGCCATCGCGCggctcctcggcgccgccgcgtcgcccgacGGCTCGCTCTTCCTCGCCTACGAGCTCCTCCCGGACGCGTCGCCGCTGTCCGCGCTCCTCCGCAACCCCAACAGCCCGTCCTTCACCCCGCTCGCGTCGTGGCAGTCCCGCCTCaaggtcgccgccgacgtcgccgacgcGCTCCACTACGTCCACCTCCAGGCCGACACCGTCCACAACCGCCtctccgcctccaccgtcctcgtctccggcgacggccCCACCCTCCGCGCCAAGATCGCCCACTTCGGCGCCGCCgatctcgccggcgagctcctggGAGACCGCCGGGGGAGGCGGATCGAGGGCACGCGCGGGTACATGGCGCCGGAGCTCATCGCGGGCGCCGCCCCGTCGCGGCGATCCGACGTGTACGCGCTCGGCGTCGTGCTGCTGGAGCTGGTGTCCGGGCAGGAGGCGGTGAGGTACGAGCAGAACAAGGCGACGGGGGAGTACGAGAGGACGTCGGTGATCGagagcgcggaggcggcggcggaggggggaggaggggaggcgatgCGGCGGTGGGTGGACCGGAGGCTGAGGGACTCGTtcccggtggaggcggcggaggcgatgacggcggtggcgctgcgGTGCGTGGCgagggacgcggcggcgcggccggacaTGTCGTGGGTCGCCGCCAAGGTGTCCAAGCTCTTCCTGGAGGCGCAGGATTGGTCCGATAAGTTCCGCATCCCCACCgacatctccatctccatcgctCCCAGGTGAAGGTGAAACCCCACCCACCTCGCCGGAGACTCACTCACCGCCCACCGCACCTCGCCGGAGACTGACTGACCACCGCCGCATCGCATGCATCctcacagtaaaaaaaaaagatgcaatttttttttacagtaaaagatgcatttttttttgacagtgtAAAGGAtgcttttttcttcttttgtggTTTTGTTGTTCATCAGGCGATGTATATAGATAGATGTTGCTGTAGTTGATGTGCAGCGCGATTGAGATCCTCCTATGTAGATCTGTGGGTCCATATGTTAGTGACAACGGTACGGTGCAGTCGACTGCAGAGGATCGTGATCCTCACTTCTAGTacaaatttatttattagtACTGTTAATGTAGGAGATTTAGCCTAACAGTGGTTGACACGATGTGATTGTGAGTGAGGTAGGAATTGTTAGGCGAAAATGCAATCACACATGCTAACATTTGAAACAGAGCCTGATGATTTCTGGATGTACATATATACTATGCGTGAATGGAACATAGCAGTCAATTGGATGATGAATACTTAAAATCTAAACTCGAAAACTATCAATGTCATGAAACCAATTTTCCTATAGTTTTTAATGGTGCCCGTAGAAAGTTTTAAAGACTTGCAATTGCATCCTTTTTTCCAGCGTTTGATGTGGACGTGTCTGGTAAATCTGGTTTTGAATTCTTCGTCGTTCCAACGGAGAGAAATTTGCGTTGCCTCCTGATCATCCATCCCTCTTTGATAGTGCGCGTGTCGTAACAACGAATCTGATTCTCATCTCGAgcaagatttttatttttctttttccgctTGCTTGTCATATCCACAGTTCATGATCTCGTCCAGCGAACATATTCTGACGCTTTAACAACGATCGAATATTAGACTGAAGTGGTAAAAGGTtgagaataataataataactcttactccatccgttttacaatgtaagtcattctagcatttcccatatttatattgttgttaatgaatctagacatatatatctaaatagattcattaacatcaatacaaatgtagaaaatactagaatgacttacattatgaaacagaggaagtataaaGGAAGGATCACAATTCAGCCCATGCTATCCTCTCCTTTTTCATTTTAATCGATccaaaggcaagcactttgaaacCTTAAACTGAGCTTTACAACGCATAGAATCAAACATTCATTCTGATTAGCTCAGATGAGACGTCAGGTTATCAGATCAACGCAATAAGAAACAACAGTTTCCACAAGAAGAACCCACCGATTCTTCAACCACCGAAAGCACAGATGCAAGCAGACACAAGAGGATAAAAAGGGCAGAAAAATTCAGTAATAGCAGGTTCAATGGGACTACCTCTTGGGATATAACTATGTTAGCACTGGTGCTCACTGGATGGAAATTTGGTTCAAAAGCATTCGATTCTAGCTATTTTTATTGGAGTCCTTCTGTCTGAACTTTTCTGAATTTAGGGGGGAGGACGGGAGAACAGTTTTCATTCACATCCTCTCATATGATAAGAGATCCGCATGGTAAAACCAATAATACATTACAACAAGTGTTAATCCAACATGAACGATGATGTACAGTTCCATCGGCTGGAAAGTTGTACACATTTCTATCTGCTTCGCTGTTTATGGACCCGAGCTGTAGGCGAAAATGCCGGTTAGTCGCAGCCGCTGTAGAAGACATGCGCCAGCAGATCAGATCACAGCTTTGCTCATCGTCACCACCCTCTCAGTGACTAATCAAACAGGGGAGAAATGGAGGTTAGATACATTTCAGCATTAGTGTCATTCATTTATTCAAGAATATATTGTTGATATTTCAAGAATGTAGATAATTCTAATGTAATGCAGAATTATGCTCTTGTACTAGTTTTTTACATCTGATCTAGCCTCAAAAAGTGGACCTGTACTTACCTAACCAACTTCCTATCTTTGTATTGATACTGCCACGCGCGCTTAGTGGGGGACAAAACAAAGTAGGTCAAAGGCAATAGGGTGTAACATCAGATATGGGTTGAACTGTTCTGTGAGGTCAATGTCTAACACCAACTTCGTCCTCTATGATTACAACATGCATTGCCATGGCATACACTGGAAATGTAATCTATCGAGGAAGAAATCGAATTGTCTGAATGTATTATATAGCAACCTCGTGAACTTTTCATACAACCAGAAACAAATAGGATATCACCAAAAATGGTTGGCGTGCGAATTTCAATTGTAAGAGCTAATAATTAGTATTGCTGAGCATTGTATTTCTATGGCAATTTAATCAGAGTGGAAGTCAAATTGTTGGTAAAGTAGGCAGTTGCAGGAGATAAGCTTAAGCACACAATCACCTCAGCCAACTGAAACCTGCCACTTCattctgttaaaaaaaagagcaataAGTGCCCTAACTTCTGGAATTATCAAGTGCACAGGAATTCCTGAGCAGGTTTGGTGGTCAGACAAGTGCTCAGTTAATAATATTACATTGAGTGCAAATCTTTCTTTAAAATGTTCCATGAACGTCACGCTACCAGTTCAAATCATTttcacattttttaaaaaatatgaaaataaatcGAAACGGAACAACTATACAGAGCAACAGTGGCATGTAGAGAGCAAATATCAGCATGTCCCTTTTTTTTGGAAGGGACACTGCAGGGAATCGCTATATATtgtataaataataaaaatatctgTCACTTGCATACTA of the Oryza sativa Japonica Group chromosome 2, ASM3414082v1 genome contains:
- the LOC4331164 gene encoding uncharacterized protein C24H6.02c produces the protein MATRFLPLVRRGLAGVLNQSPAPASTRGFLFPAPVTAGIRSLQTIMEASNNASDDRNQDIEDSKTDTVPATVPSSDSGFKVRDTSNLKISPRHDLAMIFTCKVCETRSMKMASKESYEKGVVVARCGGCNNFHLIADRLGWFGEPGSIEDFLAEQGEEVKKGSTDTLNFTLEDLVGSQANDKGPSDKK
- the LOC4331165 gene encoding protein LYK5, which translates into the protein MVTLWKRKPKPNPEPEEKEKEEEKDHRMCKTKSSVATASMAASASTATTPRKHQHQHQRSPRATATQYSTTSSSSAPSTATATSSSTAASLQALRDSLPDLPLLLTFHELAAATANFSSSHRLAPNSTSFRCSLRGHSAAVFRRPLRRDQAHVAARLAALGHCHHAAIARLLGAAASPDGSLFLAYELLPDASPLSALLRNPNSPSFTPLASWQSRLKVAADVADALHYVHLQADTVHNRLSASTVLVSGDGPTLRAKIAHFGAADLAGELLGDRRGRRIEGTRGYMAPELIAGAAPSRRSDVYALGVVLLELVSGQEAVRYEQNKATGEYERTSVIESAEAAAEGGGGEAMRRWVDRRLRDSFPVEAAEAMTAVALRCVARDAAARPDMSWVAAKVSKLFLEAQDWSDKFRIPTDISISIAPR